In Solanum stenotomum isolate F172 chromosome 6, ASM1918654v1, whole genome shotgun sequence, one DNA window encodes the following:
- the LOC125868538 gene encoding ABC transporter G family member 32 codes for MWGSAENLSVRSASFREDGDDDEEALRWAALERLPTYTRVRRGIFRNIVGESWEVNVDNLQNDERKVVLDRLLKSVDDNWDNLFNRIRLRFDRVDLDFPKIEVRFQHLAVEAYVQLGSRALPTISNFVFNMTEAFLRHLRIYSGKRTTLTILDDISGIIRPSRLTLLLGPPSSGKTTLLLALSGRLKSDLQTSGDITYNGHGLKEFVPQRTSAYVSQQDWHIAEMTVRETLDFSARCQGVGSKYDMLLELSRREKMAGIKPDEDLDLFIKALALEGNDAGLVVEYILKILGLDNCADTLVGDEMLKGISGGQKKRLTTGELLVGPSRVLFMDEISTGLDSSTTYKIIKYLRHSTHALDGTTVISLLQPAPETYELFDDIILLSEGQIVYQGPREDVLDFFEFMGFHCPERKNAADFLQEVVSIKDQEQYWAVSHRPYHYIPVTKFAEAFRSYSTGKNLSEELNIPFDRRYNHPAALSTSKYGAKKTQLLKTGFDWQLLLMKRNSFIYIFKFFQLFLVSLITMSVFFRTTLHHNTIDDGGLYLGQLYFSMVIILFNGFTEVSMLIVKLPVIYKHRDLHFYPCWVYTLPSWVLSVPTSLIESGLWVAVTYYVVGFDPSVARFLRQFLLFFFLHQMSLALFRLMGALGRNMIVANTFGSFAMLIVMALGGYIISRDRIPSWWIWGFWISPLMYAQDAASVNEFLGHAWDKRESKNSDLRLGEALLKSRSLFPQSYWYWIGVCALLGYTILFNMLFTFFLAYLDPLVKHQAVVCKEDLQDRGRTKKDEPAVIQLQEYLKHSGSLTRQSFKNRGLVLPFQPLSMTFKDINYYVDIPLELKQQGMAEDRLQLLVNITGAFSPGVLTALVGVSGAGKTTLMDVLAGRKTGGTIEGSIHISGYPKKQETFARISGYCEQNDIHSPCLTILESLLFSAWLRLPSEVDLETQKAFVDEVMELVELSPLRGALVGLPGVDGLSTEQRKRLTIAVELVANPSIVFMDEPTSGLDARAAAIVMRTVRNIVNTGRTIVCTIHQPSIDIFESFDELLFMKRGGELIYAGPLGPKSCKLIEYFEAIEGLPKIRPGYNPATWMLEVTSSVEENRLGVDFAEIYQRSNLFQYNQVLVERLSRSRGDSKDLNFPAKYCQSYFSQFLACLWKQNLSYWRNPQYTAVRFFYTLIISLMLGTICWRFGSKRDSQQDLFNAMGSMYVAVLFIGVTNGTAVQPVISVERFVSYRERAAGMYSALPFAFAQVAIEFPYVFSQAIIYSTIFYSMAAFEWTASKFLWYIVFMYFTMLYFTFYGMMTTAITPNHNVAAVVAAPFYMIWNLFSGFMIPHKRIPIWWRWYYWANPVAWTLYGLVASQYADDERLVKLSDGIQSLPVNLLVKNVFGYRHDFIAVAGFMVVSFSLLFAVIFAYAIKSFNFQKR; via the exons ATGTGGGGTTCCGCCGAGAACCTGTCGGTGCGGTCAGCTTCATTCCGGGAGGATGGTGACGACGATGAGGAGGCGTTACGGTGGGCTGCTTTGGAACGGCTACCTACATACACTCGTGTACGGAGAGGAATTTTCAGGAATATTGTTGGTGAATCATGGGAGGTGAATGTTGataatcttcaaaatgatgaaCGGAAAGTTGTATTGGATCGTTTGCTCAAATCTGTTGATGATAATTGGGATAACTTGTTCAATCGCATCAGGCTCCGTTTCGATAG AGTTGATTTGGACTTCCCAAAAATTGAAGTAAGATTTCAGCATTTAGCTGTTGAAGCTTATGTGCAACTTGGCAGTCGAGCACTGCCAACTATTTCTAATTTTGTCTTCAACATGACTGAG GCTTTCTTAAGGCATCTAAGAATATATTCTGGCAAGAGAACAACGCTCACAATTTTAGATGACATTAGTGGGATAATCCGACCTTCTAG ATTAACGCTTTTATTAGGTCCTCCTAGCTCTGGAAAAACCACATTGTTATTGGCACTTTCTGGACGCCTCAAATCTGACTTGCAG ACGTCAGGGGATATTACTTACAATGGACATGGTTTGAAAGAGTTTGTTCCTCAAAGGACATCCGCTTATGTCAGTCAACAGGATTGGCATATTGCGGAGATGACTGTCAGGGAAACACTTGACTTCTCAGCACGTTGCCAGGGTGTTGGATCCAAATATG ATATGCTTTTGGAActttcaagaagagaaaagatggCAGGAATAAAACCTGATGAAGATCTTGACCTATTCATCAAA GCATTAGCTTTGGAGGGGAATGATGCTGGACTTGTTGTTGAGTACATACTAAAG ATTCTAGGTTTAGACAATTGTGCGGACACCTTGGTTGGGGATGAAATGCTCAAGGGGATCTCAGGAGGCCAGAAAAAACGGCTCACCACTG GTGAATTATTGGTGGGCCCATCAAGAGTGCTCTTCATGGATGAAATATCAACAGGGCTTGATAGTTCCACAAcatacaaaattattaaatatcttAGACATTCAACGCATGCACTCGATGGAACTACTGTTATTTCTCTTCTTCAGCCTGCTCCAGAGACGTATGAGCTATTTGATGATATTATTCTTTTGTCTGAAGGCCAGATTGTGTATCAGGGACCTCGTGAAGATGTCCTTGACTTTTTTGAATTTATGGGATTTCATTGTCCAGAGAGGAAGAATGCCGCAGATTTCCTTCAGGAA GTTGTCTCTATAAAGGACCAAGAACAGTACTGGGCTGTTTCTCATCGCCCTTACCATTACATACCAGTGACAAAGTTTGCTGAAGCTTTTCGATCATACAGCACTGGGAAGAATTTATCTGAAGAGCTAAATATTCCTTTTGATAGACGCTACAACCATCCTGCAGCCTTGTCAACTTCTAAATATGGAGCGAAAAAAACGCAACTTCTTAAAACTGGCTTTGACTGGCAACTTCTGCTCATGAAAAGgaattcatttatttatattttcaaattttttcag CTCTTCTTGGTTTCTTTGATCACCATGAGTGTTTTCTTCCGCACAACTCTGCATCACAATACAATTGATGATGGAGGCCTATATCTTGGGCAACTGTATTTTTCCATGGTTATTATTCTTTTCAATGGTTTCACGGAGGTCTCAATGCTTATTGTCAAGCTTCCAGTCATTTACAAGCATAGAGACTTGCATTTCTATCCATGCTGGGTCTATACACTTCCTTCTTGGGTATTGAGCGTTCCAACTTCCCTGATAGAATCTGGTTTATGGGTAGCAGTGACATATTATGTTGTTGGATTTGATCCAAGTGTTGCACG ATTCCTTAGACAATTTTTGCTGTTCTTTTTTCTGCATCAAATGTCTCTTGCTCTCTTTCGTCTAATGGGAGCCTTGGGTCGGAATATGATTGTTGCAAACACTTTTGGATCTTTTGCCATGTTGATTGTCATGGCTCTTGGGggatatattatttcaagag ATAGAATACCAAGTTGGTGGATCTGGGGCTTTTGGATTTCTCCCCTGATGTATGCTCAAGATGCAGCTTCGGTTAATGAATTTCTTGGGCATGCATGGGACAAG AGAGAAAGCAAGAACTCCGATTTGCGACTAGGTGAAGCTTTATTGAAGTCACGCAGTTTATTCCCCCAGAGCTATTGGTACTGGATTGGTGTCTGTGCTTTGCTTGGATATACGATTCTATTCAACATGTTATTCACATTCTTCCTAGCCTACCTTGACC CTCTTGTCAAGCATCAAGCTGTGGTTTGTAAGGAAGATCTTCAAGACAGAGGCAGAACTAAGAAAGATGAACCTGCTGTCATTCAGCTACAAGAGTATTTAAAGCATTCTGGCTCGCTGACTA GACAAAGTTTCAAGAACAGGGGCCTCGTTCTACCTTTTCAGCCACTTTCCATGACTTTCAAGGATATCAACTACTATGTCGATATACCTCTG GAACTGAAACAACAAGGCATGGCAGAAGACCGGTTGCAGTTGTTGGTTAACATCACTGGAGCATTTAGTCCTGGGGTTCTGACTGCACTGGTGGGAGTTAGTGGTGCTGGAAAAACCACCCTCATGGATGTATTAGCCGGTAGAAAAACTGGTGGTACTATAGAAGGGAGCATACACATATCGGGTTACCCAAAGAAGCAAGAAACGTTTGCTAGAATATCTGGCTACTGTGAGCAAAATGACATCCACTCACCTTGCTTGACCATTCTTGAATCACTATTGTTCTCTGCTTGGCTACGTTTGCCATCAGAGGTTGACCTAGAGacacaaaag GCATTTGTTGACGAGGTAATGGAGCTTGTGGAGCTGAGTCCACTAAGAGGAGCTTTGGTTGGTTTGCCTGGAGTTGATGGACTGTCAACAGAGCAAAGGAAACGGCTAACAATTGCTGTTGAACTAGTAGCGAACCCTTCTATAGTGTTCATGGATGAACCTACATCTGGATTGGATGCAAGAGCTGCAGCTATTGTAATGAGGACTGTACGTAACATTGTGAACACCGGCCGAACAATTGTTTGCACTATCCATCAGCCCAGCATTGACATTTTTGAATCATTTGATGAG CTTTTGTTTATGAAGCGTGGAGGAGAGCTCATTTATGCAGGACCTCTTGGTCCTAAATCTTGCAAGTTAATTGAGTATTTTGAG GCAATTGAAGGGTTACCCAAAATAAGACCTGGATATAACCCAGCTACATGGATGTTGGAGGTTACTTCGTCAGTAGAAGAAAATCGACTTGGTGTTGATTTTGCAGAAATTTACCAAAGATCAAACCTTTTTCA ATATAATCAAGTCTTGGTTGAAAGGCTAAGCAGGTCACGTGGCGATTCAAAAGATTTGAATTTCCCTGCTAAGTACTGTCAGTCCTATTTCAGTCAGTTCCTAGCTTGCCTTTGGAAGCAAAATCTCTCATATTGGCGCAATCCACAATATACTGCTGTTCGCTTCTTCTATACGCTCATCATATCTTTGATGCTGGGGACAATTTGTTGGAGATTCGGATCAAAAAG GGACTCACAACAGGATTTATTCAATGCAATGGGATCCATGTATGTTGCAGTGTTGTTCATTGGAGTTACAAATGGCACTGCTGTCCAACCAGTTATTTCCGTTGAAAGATTTGTTTCATACCGAGAGAGAGCTGCAGGGATGTACTCAGCTTTACCATTTGCATTTGCTCAG GTTGCTATTGAGTTTCCGTATGTGTTTTCACAGGCAATAATATACAGCACTATATTCTATTCAATGGCAGCTTTTGAATGGACTGCATCAAAATTTTTATGGTACATAGTGTTTATGTACTTCACTATGTTGTACTTCACCTTTTACGGTATGATGACTACTGCAATCACACCCAATCACAACGTGGCCGCCGTTGTTGCTGCTCCTTTTTACATGATTTGGAACCTTTTCAGTGGTTTCATGATACCTCATAAG AGGATCCCAATATGGTGGAGATGGTACTACTGGGCAAATCCTGTAGCTTGGACTTTATACGGGCTTGTCGCATCCCAGTATGCTGACGATGAAAGACTAGTGAAACTATCAGATGGCATTCAGTCACTTCCAGTAAACCTTTTGGTGAAGAATGTATTTGGATACAGGCATGATTTCATTGCGGTTGCCGGTTTTATGGTTGTTAGCTTTAGCCTGCTGTTTGCAGTGATTTTTGCATATGCaataaaatctttcaacttcCAGAAGAGGTaa